The following DNA comes from Musa acuminata AAA Group cultivar baxijiao chromosome BXJ1-4, Cavendish_Baxijiao_AAA, whole genome shotgun sequence.
GGAGCTCGGACCGAGCCCTTTGCCGCCGCAGCGTCCTCCCCGACCGGCTCCTCCGGAGCGCCCGCGTCTCCACGCACACGGCCTTGTCCTCGAACACTGCATCCTCCTGCGTCGGGGCCGGCTTCGGTGGCGGGAGTGAGTCGGAAATCCGGCGCCGGATCTCGAGGATCTCCTCGTACAGAGCGCCGCCGCCGTCGGAGGCGGCCGAAGCGGGGGAGGGGGAGAGTCGGCCGGActcggcgaggaggaggaggacgatggCGTTGGCGAGGATGAAGACGAATCGGGGGCCGAGGAGGACGGCGGCGAGGCGGCGGAGGAGATCAACGGAGAGGTGGGAGGAGGACCAGGAGAGCAGGAGTGCGGCGGCGGCGAGGCCCTCCAGGCAACGGAACAGCGTGCAGATCCTGCGGAGGCGGCGGAGGCTCCGCCTCGCCGTCTCCTTGTCTGCCGTCACCGCGTCCATGTTGGTGATCGGGCGGTAAAGCGAGTCGCTCGAGTGTTGAGGAGAGAGTgtgcgtgcgtgtgtgtgtgcgcgcgagaAGGGAAGAGCGAGCAACTCGGCCCTTATAAAGACTTGTGACCTGTTCTGCCGTCTCACTCATGAATCTATCTAATCGAAGCAAACAAGTCTTTggtcttccttttcctttttctatGAATAAAAAATTGGATCTGATTTAGTGCAAACCTGGTAATGGGCCGACCCATAAATTTGTCTGGTCTTAATTAAAAGCCCAATTAACAGCCTAAGAGATTAGTTATGTCTCTGCCACATATGCCCTTTCCTCCATTTCTTAAGGATTGAAGAAGGCATCTACGAACTTTGTGTCACATCCACTGATGAGttcttttttgtattattttggtTACGTAAAGCAATTCCATTCGAAATGGAGGACGAATTGGACGTGCATGCGAAGCGCTGTGCGCGCGCGCGTGCGGTCTTGGGAAACATCTGGAGCGACAAGACGAGCCAAACCACAGGCTCTTCCACCACCCTATCACATCCCGGTAACGTGTCACGAGTCACTGCCACTTCTGATGGCCCATTGCAGACGTACAACCTCGGTAAATAATACATTTCCCTGCGGGGTTCGGAACTCGAGGCGACCGCTCTGTCCGTGCTGAGCTTGAGGGACGACCGGACAAGCAAAGACGGCCTCTTTTGGCACAAAGGTCGGtcagggaaagagaaaagttgCAATGCGCTTCATGACCTTTCACGGCCGCTGTCACCTGTGAAGCCCGTCACGGAGGTGTTGTTATCAATTCCATCTTCTTCCCCCCccctctgctcctcctcctcctcctcaacatCGTCCTGCTTTCTCTCTGTAGTCACGTGAGCGAGTCGAAGAACTGATGATTGTAGATAGGGATGATAATTTTGCCCCATGGGCGTGATCAATCACCTACCCGATCACTCGTGCTACGCTGCCGGAGGCACAGGCCCCGAGTGCGACGCCTAGGACGAAGGTCGGCGGGTCCATGCTCAGCGGGGCATTCCATCGAACAGGAGACGAGCATACAAGTGGCAGTCGGGTTTGATCGGACTCTCGAGCAAATTTGATGGAGCCCAGCGGAGAAGGGTTTCCATCGGGCCTTCAACGGGCTCCCGTTTTCCGTAGGCTTTGCCCATCTTGGTTGCTTGTGGCTTATACGATTGATACACTCTGCTCTTACTGTTCCTTATGGCACCTCAGTTAAATATTACAATCCATCTTATAATAATAATACCTTACATTTGCTGCAGTAGACTAATCACATCATGGAAGGTTGACGCAAGACACAGACTACGTTTTAGCATGACCGCTATGGACGTCCCACTATTGGTCGCAGAAAAGATTCAAGGATCTACTggaacattctttcttcttctaacGTCAACCATCGGGACAAGCACTCGTCGAATCACCAAAGCAGACGTGTACACAACGTTGATGTCGTTAAGCTCGAAAAAGACACGGAAAGCGACGTCCGATTTCCATCATCTGGCCTACGCAAAATTATGATTGCAAGAAAACAAGTGATGGGTGTATGGACGTGATTACGATACGGGGAGAGGTACTATTGACGTGGTTGGAAGCATTCGCCATGTGAGTCCCTTGTCACCGCTGGTGGTAGAAACCTATACTGATGCACGTATACGTGGACACAGATTCGCATGCAATCTGCAGCGGGATCCGTCAACTTCGATGATGCATGCCACGACGCGAAATCTGTACGTGATGCATCTAACGGAGACATCACGATGCTGATCACTCTAAAATTGAAATGTGTTTTATATACCCACATAAGAACATCACGATTGAGCGAATTCAAAGTCTGTTGGAGAAGAATCGATGTGTTGGGGTGTCACAAGACTCTTTCCACACACAGCTGCGGATTTCTTGCGATGTGGAACCGTTCGTCTCATCTGTTTGATCTCGATCGTCCAAATAGTTTGATCAGATTCATCTAAACGGGATCTACGATGACAAATGTATACACAACACACGTAGCAGCCGCTTGAAGAGACGAAAACAACCTCCTCCTCGCTCACATGTTGAGCACCACCGCGCGGCCGTCAGCACGCTCGCCTTTCGCCTGCCTCCCTCCACACTAGCGACCGCCCCCCTCTCCCTTCGAGAACaacctcggagagagcttcctctGTCACCGAGCTATTCGCATTCCAATCATCTGGACTGCTTCAACTTGGGTTCCTGAACTCGTACATCTTTTATTCTGATGACTTGAATCCTGGCAATTTCTTCCGTTCCTATAGTGTTTTCAAGTGTTTGGAGTTGGTTCTCAAGGTTTTTAGCTACCTTTGTTTTCCTTCAGAAGGAAGCGATGATTGCACCCCTGATGGATGTCAGCAGCGTGGGGCTGAAGGCCAATGCATGCTTCGGCCATGTCAAACGTGGAGTTCTTGGCAGTGGGGAGAGTGGGATTTGGGGGGATGGGTCCGCAGGCGCCTCTAGAATTAGGGCTTGGGAATCAAAGGTGGCGAAGAATGTCAAAAGTGGCCGCTGGGTTGGAGGGTTCAAGGCGGGCGTTGCGTTCTCTGATCTCACTTCGGATGTCAACCAGGAGACTCTGATAAATGATCCATACGTAAGTAATCACATTCTTGCAGAAATTGTGTGAGTTTATATATCTTGATTAAGAACTGCACCCTTCTTTATTCTTCTACTAATGTAGTTTAGCAAAGTATTCCATACTCCTCtgtctaatctcttcttttctttatgGAATCATTTCAGCTGTCAATAAATAAAATGCATGTCTATAATCCTTTTTTTGGGATTCAGGTCGTTGTGATTTGTCTTGCAAACAATGAAGTTTAAGCTTCACGTAACATTTAACTACATTTCTTAGACAAATTCATCTAAAAATGCTTTTATATTATACCTTGCCATCGTaaattcttcatttcttccttacACATGTTTGATTTACCTTTTGTCTCTGTTTCTGGTTTACAGATTTATTACTAACATATCTTTCGAGGTGTTGGTTTGCTTGGcgggtaaattttttttttattttatttttttatttttgtatttttgaagGTGTCAGCTATCCTATCTGATAAAGACTTTATCAGTTTATCAGAAGGTCCTGAGCTCGGATCTTGCCTTCATCACTTATCCtttgtaaagaaaaaaagaaaaacataacttTTGAGGAAAATGGACTCAATATCACCATGCTGCGGTTGCAGGTTATCCAGGCTCCAATGTTTGGAAAACATAAGCCAGACCCCAAGAGTGTTGCATCGATCATTTTGGGTGGAGGACCCGGAGCTCAACTTTTTCCTCTCACAAGTACAAGAGCCACACCTGCAGTAAGAAATCGGCCCGACCTGCACCTAGGATGAAAAATAAGAGTTTATTAGATGTTCTGCTcttcatataatttttatttcttatgttTTTCCTTCCAGTAGATACTAAGATTTCTCTCTTAGGAAGTCTCCAGTTATATTTTGTGCCTCGTTCCGATTATAGTATGCATGATACATTATATGGTGACTTTAAAAGATATTGTTTTTTCTTAGTGTAAAAGTTGAATGATCTTTAGTGAAGCTATCTTACAGAATGtcagaaacaatttttttttagcaTCTTGCATTCAGGTTTAAGAACTGTGATACTTTTGAGGGTTGCGAAAGAGTTCTTGTGATGCAGGGGATGCTTGATTTCCTGAAAGAATGATGCTTATGTGAATTGTCATTTTTTCTGATAAGAAAAAAAGTCATATTCTTTTATGTGATATAAAAATGTCAATTGTTTCTGAAGACACATCTTCTATGCAACTTATTTCTGAGGTTTCCCACTATCCTGCAAATTCTATTAGATCAACAAAATGGAAGCATTAGTTTTTCCGTCATAGGCCATTACTCTTTTTAAGTCATGTTCTTTCACCTGTTGACACAGGTATTTCCGCTGCATAGCACCTTGACAGCAAATATATTTTTACCATTTTTTGTTCTCTATATTTTGGTTGTTGAATTCTCAATTAGTTCTCTTTAATCTAGCAAATCTATGATCCATTGCTCATTGTCCGCAGAGAATTCTAGATGTCAAAGTATCCTTGAActgctgatcttattctgtgctaTATAGGTTCCTGTTGGGGGATGCTATAAGCTTATTGACATTCCAATGAGCAATTGCATTAACAGCGGCATAAACAAGATATTCATCATGACACAATATAATTCAGCTTCCCTAAATCGCCATATTTACCGTACATTTAATTTTGGCAATGGAATCAACTTTGGGGATGGATTTGTCGAGGTAATATTTTCAATTAGCCGGATTCATGCATtattctttgtcattgtcaactgtGTTTAAGTTTGCTGGGTTTTAAAACATCATTGAGTTCAAGTAATTTAATTATCTGGACACCACTGAGATAGCTGATTAATTATTATGCTGACTCACTAACTAAAAGCTAGAATTTGAATTAAATCTTTGGTCTTATCcatatgttattttgaatcttttTTCAATGACTAGTTGTTTGAAGTCATAAGCAGGTTCTAGCGGCCACTCAGTCACCTGGTGAAGCTGGAATGAACTGGTTCCAGGGTACAGCAGATGCTGTGAGACAATTCACTTGGGTATTTGAGGTGCGCTATTTGGATTGAGCAAACCAAGAAAAGAGAAATACAAGGATAAGATTGATTTTCCTTTTCCGAGGTGTTCTTTTACATCTGACGTTTGTGactttgatatatgtttttaattCAGGACAACAGGAATAAGAACATTGACTACATAATGATTTTATCTGGTGACCAGCTGTATCGTATGGACTACATGGATTTTGTGCAGGCATGTGTTAGCATAACTGACGCAATGTTGTTTATTGTCTATCATCTAATGTATATACTTAAACGACGCATGACAATTGCAGAGACATATTGATACTGGTGCAGATATTACCATATCATGTGTGCCTGTCAGCAGCAGGTATGCAATGTAAACTTGATCCCTGCTAGATGTGATTATGTATCAGCACTTGCATCTGGTTGTAGTTATTAATTCCTGAAGTCTAAAATCAGAAGCTGTAAACCAAGTTAAATGTCACAATCATCTAAAAGCTTGATGATGCATTGTCCTTCTCCACTCTTGTGATTGCTTGTGCTGCTGATCTGCCCTGCCATATTAGTTTTTGGAATTGCAGGAATCTGTTCTGTTCTTGATGTATCTGAAATTATGTATTTTCTGTTAACAAATCACTGATGAAATGTGATGTATATCTTAATTTCATCTCTGGAAACAGTAACTAATTCTTTCTGAATAAATATTTGATCCTTGCTTTGTGCCATCTTTGCTGAGCATTGAACAAATATCTTTTCACTTCTACTTGTCCATTCTTATGAATAGGATGAATCAACCTTAATCTGTTTCCTTTGCTTTAGTTATTGGTAAAACACTTTTTATCTGAACTAGCTTTTTTCCCTTCCTATAAGCCGGGCATCTGAATATGGAATAGTGAAGATTGACAAGGCAGGTCACATCATCCAATTTTCAGAGAAACCCAAGGGAGCTGATTTGGAAGCTATGGTGAGTGATTTGTCTCGAGGTCCTCTTTTTGTGTGACATGAAGGTTTTTGCAGCAAATGTCTCCATGAACAATCATAAACTTCATTGAATAAACTCACTAATATAGATCCACTTTGTGTACTGCAGAAGGATGAAAACACCTTCTTCAGATTGTCTCATCAAGATACTATAAGATATCCCTATATTGCATCGATGGGGGTTTATGTCTTCAACCGAAATACTCTACTGGAGCTTCTAAGGTATAACATATGTGACATTGCTATTCCAGCTTATTTGAGGATGCTTTATTGAGTGTAATATTATCCCAGGTGGACATACCCAAAAGCAAATGACTTTGGACTAGACATCCTTCCTTCAGCTGTTAAAGCATATAAGGCTCAGGTGGGAGAACACTTTTACTCATTAAGAATAACATCTTGTGTTTTCACTTGATCAAGCGATTTCTTATCGTCTGTTAAGGTTTGGCCTATAATCATGTGCTCTTCTTGTCATGCTAGGCATATATTTTTGAAGATTACTGGGACGACATTGGAACAATCAAGTCATTCTATGATGCAAATTTGGCACTGACAGAACAGGTTAATCTTGTCTAAAAGAAAATTATGTTCAATCACTTGCTCTGGCTTGTTTACGGTTAGGAGGGTAACGAGGCCACTAAATTTGCTTCATCAAGAAAGAAAGACATAAAACACATTCAACATTCTATATAAACCTGTGTAGCTAGATCACAAGGTGTTATTCTGATTTCGTTAATTTTTTGCCTCTCCAGCCTCCAAAGTTTCAGTTTTACGATCCGAGGACACCCATCTTCACGTCGCCTCGATTTCTACCACcaactaaaatagaaaaatgcaGAGTATGTGTTGTCATTTGCTAGTTTCTTGTTAGCATTTGTGATCTTTGGGCATCTTATTTTTAAAGTGAACGTGCAGATTCTTGATTCGATTATTTCACACGGATGCTTCTTACATGAGTGTAGCATTGAGCATTCCATAGTGGGAGTGCGCTCACGTATAGACTATGGTGCAGAGCTAAAGGTTAGAACCGTGCATCCAACCATTATTTTCAGTAAAATTTTCTAGCTTGTGAAACTTTGTTTTCTATACCAGCAACGAGCTTTGGTTGCCCTGGAAGCTCTATGCTAAGTATCCACAGAGAAAAGACAAGACTAACTTGACCAAATTCTTTGGTTGTTGACTGGATAAAATGGTCATGTATAATAATTGGATTCAGAAAGGGACACATTAAAATGAGCACACTCCATTTGAAACCTTTTAATTCCTTATTATGTTTCTATCAAGACAATAACAGACAAGCAGAGCAAAATTAGCAATTTTCTTAAGGAACTCAAGATCACAGTCTATTACAATTGCTTGATGTGTCTTATCTACGCTTTGTGAGGTCATGCTTTCCGTCAGTTTTGGGCCTGAATCAACATCTCATGTTGTCAAATTTTTCTACTTAAATTTTTATCTCATTTCTTTGCCACTCTATGATTCTCTTAATgcacttatttttaaaaattgattCATCTGTGCACTGTCATCAAGCTTGTCCAATCACTCAAAAGGGTTCATTTCACACCGAGCTATTAATGACTGTTGATTTTATACTAATAAAGCTCAACTGCTATATTGTATCTGTATGGTTGGGTTGGCCTCTCGATTCAGATCTAAACAAGGATTATCGCATCTAATCATAGGTCTCATGATAGAAATTGGCAAACCACTTGCAAATGTAGAAATTGAATGTTGCGAATGTTATTATAGTTTTTAGTCATCAGAGCGAAGCTTCTCAAGTGTGTGAGGCTTCCAGCAATGCGGAGTTTAGGGAAGGTTCGGCTGAAGCTACTCTCATTAATTCTAGTACCTGGTCATGAAATATAAATTTCTGAAAGCATCTAGCTTACTCCATGTTTGCTTACCGGCATTACATTCTCTTTGGATCTTAGGATGCATTGATGCTGGGTGCTGATCTCTACGAAACTGAAGCTGAGCTTGCATCTATTCTGGCAGAAGGTAAGGTTCCTATCGGAGTTGGACAAAACACAAAAATCAGGTGAGTTCCAAGTTCTCATGGAAAATGTTTGCAAAATGCAGATGATACACAAAGTTCTGAAACATGTCTCTTCTTTCCAGGAATTGCATCATCGACATGAATGCTAGGATAGGAAAGAATGTGGTTATCGCTAACAAAGATGTATGTACAACAGTTGGTAGTAAATCTATTTGTTGAACAGAGTAAAGTTTATATCATCTAAATATCAGAGCATGATCATTGTGTAACAGGGTGTCCAAGAAGCTGATAGGCCAAGTGAAGGATTCTACATCAGATTTGGAATCACAATAATTATGAAGAATGCAACCATCAAAGATGGAACTGTCATATAAAAGAAATGCCAGTTCTCGACGTTTTTCATCAGATCGGAAGTATGGAGAATCTATGAATTGTAAAGAGaaatttcttaaacttttttcTTATAGTGTTGATGGTTGTCTTCCTAAATAATCAGCTGCCCTAATGCAGACTAATCCATGTGTATAACTTATCAATCTAAAGTCATAGAGAACTTGATGGAAATCATCAACTGGTTCATATCAGTACTGCTCATCCCATAAATGAATTCAGCAGAGGGTAACTTTGTCATTCTTATTCCATTATGTTGATCTTATATATTGCACTTTTTTTGCGATAACATTGTGACGATGAGCAAGTTTATTCCTCATTATTAAATTTTGACGAGGATATCAAATTGCTGTCATTTTTAGAAGCCAAATAGTGCATCTGTATACAGATTGTAATGTATTATACTGCAGCATCTCATCATGCAAGCAGTAAAATTACTCGTGCATGGAGATGGATAGAAATGAAAAGAAACGCAGAGCTTCTTCTTCTCCGTCCATATATTTATTGCACACATATATAGAGAGCATAAGACGCTGTGTCTCCTGGATGAAACGAGATCTTCATCTCAAGGAGTTCTGCAAGCTTCATCATGCATTCTTGCTCAGTTTCTTCCGCCATTCCCCCTGCTTTGCTCCTCTCTCACGGCCTTTGCCTTGTTGAGCCTGGCGATGTTTCGCAGTCTGGCGTACAATTTCCCGAGGTAACGAAGCTGGCGAGACTGCTGAGTTATGATTTGGGCCGTGGAGGTTCCCTCGCTCATGACGATCTGGTAGCCATCCCCGTAGGAGTCCATGCCTTGGCTCAGCAGCTGCCAGAACAAGCCACCAGCGGCCGAGCCACCGGTTCTGGCGGACCAATAGATCTTGGAGTAGACGGTCTTGAACAGGGTATCCCTCTGGTAGATGCTGAACCCTGGGTCCTTCCATGACTTCCCGAACTCCGTGATCAGCAGCGGCTTCCGGATCACGTTCCGAGCATCTCGGATGTGGACGCCGAGCCAGTTGCTCAAGAAAGCAAGCTGGGATTGCTCGTCTGCGTTGGACAACCTGCTCATGAAGCAGAGCGTTTAGTGTTCTCTTGCTGCCGCGGCTAAATGACAATTTGCAGTGAACTCGTGACGTTACCATTGATCGGGATAGGAATGGATCGTGGCGAAATCGATGTTTGGAATCTCGTTGTTGGCAATGAAATC
Coding sequences within:
- the LOC103980211 gene encoding glucose-1-phosphate adenylyltransferase large subunit 1 isoform X2 — protein: MIAPLMDVSSVGLKANACFGHVKRGVLGSGESGIWGDGSAGASRIRAWESKVAKNVKSGRWVGGFKAGVAFSDLTSDVNQETLINDPYVIQAPMFGKHKPDPKSVASIILGGGPGAQLFPLTSTRATPAVPVGGCYKLIDIPMSNCINSGINKIFIMTQYNSASLNRHIYRTFNFGNGINFGDGFVEVLAATQSPGEAGMNWFQGTADAVRQFTWVFEDNRNKNIDYIMILSGDQLYRMDYMDFVQRHIDTGADITISCVPVSSSRASEYGIVKIDKAGHIIQFSEKPKGADLEAMKDENTFFRLSHQDTIRYPYIASMGVYVFNRNTLLELLRWTYPKANDFGLDILPSAVKAYKAQAYIFEDYWDDIGTIKSFYDANLALTEQPPKFQFYDPRTPIFTSPRFLPPTKIEKCRILDSIISHGCFLHECSIEHSIVGVRSRIDYGAELKFLVIRAKLLKCVRLPAMRSLGKVRLKLLSLILVPGHEI
- the LOC103980211 gene encoding glucose-1-phosphate adenylyltransferase large subunit 1 isoform X3 — translated: MIAPLMDVSSVGLKANACFGHVKRGVLGSGESGIWGDGSAGASRIRAWESKVAKNVKSGRWVGGFKAGVAFSDLTSDVNQETLINDPYVIQAPMFGKHKPDPKSVASIILGGGPGAQLFPLTSTRATPAVLAATQSPGEAGMNWFQGTADAVRQFTWVFEDNRNKNIDYIMILSGDQLYRMDYMDFVQRHIDTGADITISCVPVSSSRASEYGIVKIDKAGHIIQFSEKPKGADLEAMKDENTFFRLSHQDTIRYPYIASMGVYVFNRNTLLELLRWTYPKANDFGLDILPSAVKAYKAQAYIFEDYWDDIGTIKSFYDANLALTEQPPKFQFYDPRTPIFTSPRFLPPTKIEKCRILDSIISHGCFLHECSIEHSIVGVRSRIDYGAELKDALMLGADLYETEAELASILAEGKVPIGVGQNTKIRNCIIDMNARIGKNVVIANKDGVQEADRPSEGFYIRFGITIIMKNATIKDGTVI
- the LOC103980499 gene encoding uncharacterized protein LOC103980499 gives rise to the protein MDAVTADKETARRSLRRLRRICTLFRCLEGLAAAALLLSWSSSHLSVDLLRRLAAVLLGPRFVFILANAIVLLLLAESGRLSPSPASAASDGGGALYEEILEIRRRISDSLPPPKPAPTQEDAVFEDKAVCVETRALRRSRSGRTLRRQRARSELLRSETDVGRKKAEEETLAVEEDEVEDAEEFRRTIEAFIAKQAKFHREESMTAVVPGAEVNRTLVCSAGSPEPCNFEINKCQ
- the LOC103980211 gene encoding glucose-1-phosphate adenylyltransferase large subunit 1 isoform X1; translated protein: MIAPLMDVSSVGLKANACFGHVKRGVLGSGESGIWGDGSAGASRIRAWESKVAKNVKSGRWVGGFKAGVAFSDLTSDVNQETLINDPYVIQAPMFGKHKPDPKSVASIILGGGPGAQLFPLTSTRATPAVPVGGCYKLIDIPMSNCINSGINKIFIMTQYNSASLNRHIYRTFNFGNGINFGDGFVEVLAATQSPGEAGMNWFQGTADAVRQFTWVFEDNRNKNIDYIMILSGDQLYRMDYMDFVQRHIDTGADITISCVPVSSSRASEYGIVKIDKAGHIIQFSEKPKGADLEAMKDENTFFRLSHQDTIRYPYIASMGVYVFNRNTLLELLRWTYPKANDFGLDILPSAVKAYKAQAYIFEDYWDDIGTIKSFYDANLALTEQPPKFQFYDPRTPIFTSPRFLPPTKIEKCRILDSIISHGCFLHECSIEHSIVGVRSRIDYGAELKDALMLGADLYETEAELASILAEGKVPIGVGQNTKIRNCIIDMNARIGKNVVIANKDGVQEADRPSEGFYIRFGITIIMKNATIKDGTVI